Proteins from one Telopea speciosissima isolate NSW1024214 ecotype Mountain lineage chromosome 1, Tspe_v1, whole genome shotgun sequence genomic window:
- the LOC122648827 gene encoding uncharacterized protein LOC122648827 isoform X11: MSSGSTNEASSEILDLNSEAVPLVEEEVSVVRVAESTVAITLSVDENLVEQALDTQSPAQGTNPEGETAEAGVSGEGRNLLETFAQGSDVCDGSTGAHGVRGSSEEEESADVCLIKESSERVTKKSVDAGGDGKFGGQPDVALTLKLGASDTEGLTDRVEVTEAESSMTITELTFEEIHVASGERAVELENSEVLNSKGDVPEPMDLDEKPYFPEKNQGVEVEGVGGGTEANDVRDTDPSVSLSSPSNCVHNTTLNIGNSDVNPSQDGIQELVAQIAKTPSDQVIRDQSMDLHLTEANADEGAAVTVDTNLATEAIDESKDAVLDKNQEADVQIAGACGYHQGDQRMGSPSPELGASPLVDNQSMGFDVEAIAVGGCNKLDENLTQSQSQSQPIASDSDAVNSVVDLGSCHSTDFEKKVVEEVLNEDERMEVKEIEADATHPGADENLKTVREVLKEDGGIAAKEMGDDVSNPGTDGNQKTVDEVFEEEEGSRVKEMLDDVNCRDRDGDQNTADEVFKDDEGTGVKEIADDVTHLDKDVDKMTADKVDWEAEGTKVREVGDGVTCLGTDGNLKAVDEIFRKDEGTEVKDGNQMILDDALREGEETEAKEIGTDVTHPSSDGDQRNVGEVVKEDEGPRVKEREDDAKCSVSDCLDENLTKNVSRVDSHVNQMLETSEQVTTTLNPGTASVNDNRVFYGLPTEEGDFSVSDLVWGKVKSHPWWPGQIFDPSDASEQAMKYRKKDSLLVAYFGDRTFAWNEASLLKPFRANFSQMEKQTNLESFRKAVDCALDEIARRVELGLACSCTFEEVYAKTGSQMIENPGIREESSRRKGMDESISVSSFEPEMLVEYIRELALFPYGGVDRLELVIAQVQLLAVHRSRGYSCLPTFQLCGSLVENEADSLILAESKHSKAIVDDSAAISENKDQVLSGKVKFKSRDGSFRKRKHTSEDGGHPIKKERSLSELMAGKKVFSSDDGNESVDGKPVSSLLGKKRKAGDSIPDDSVIQNRKRSISLSGAADADSAQPKRSFKVGESICRVASQLTGSSPILKCSGERLRKVAVKVDQNRESSTWDGDAASPRTPEQRRKIVLPTEHSSPEEMLSQLCLAARDPIKGYSFLTTIISFFSEFRNFVCLDHASSWKHKMSSEKVGGKKKKPPNSNMDSTESYSFEDMQDSYWTDRIVQIGPEEQPLDKSQKKRGRPRKKIFMLTNGADDSHQCSPALDIEQQNPYHNAEQPVEISVGSLDANSKDPNSPAALILSFPESDADSIPSEKNLNIIFRHFGPLKESETEVLKTTNCARVVFKRHTDAEVALSSAGKFSIFGPVHVSYRLMYWPPTSAKAPSFAATQLIEYVAPQGIEDVESQGIEDMAPQLIVDVAPQGIEDMAPQSIEDMAPEGIEDMDMAPLLIEDVAPQGIENGESQGIEDMDMAPLLVEDVAPQGIVDMAPQGIEDVESQGIEDMAPQGIEDVESQGIEDMAPQGIEDMAPVRGSTS, from the exons ATGTCGTCTGGCTCCACGAACGAGGCCTCCTCCGAGATCCTCGACTTGAATTCCGAAGCCGTTCCACTCGTCGAGGAGGAAGTTTCTGTGGTAAGGGTTGCAGAATCCACAGTTGCTATCACACTGTCTGTAGATGAAAACCTAGTGGAGCAGGCCTTGGACACTCAGAGCCCTGCTCAGGGTACTAATCCCGAAGGTGAAACAGCCGAGGCTGGGGTATCTGGTGAAGGACGGAATTTGCTTGAAACATTTGCCCAAGGTTCTGATGTTTGTGACGGCAGCACTGGTGCTCATGGGGTCCGTGGAAgttctgaagaagaagaatctgctGATGTTTGTTTGATCAAAGAGAGTTCAGAAAGAGTGACCAAGAAATCTGTAGATGCGGGTGGTGATGGGAAATTTGGAGGTCAACCTGACGTGGCGCTAACGCTGAAACTTGGTGCTTCTGATACCGAAGGACTGACAGACAGGGTTGAAGTTACCGAAGCTGAAAGTTCTATGACGATCACCGAGTTGACTTTCGAGGAAATCCACGTTGCTTCTGGGGAGAGAGCTGTTGAATTGGAAAATTCGGAGGTTTTAAATTCCAAAGGAGATGTACCGGAGCCGATGGATTTGGATGAGAAGCCATATTTTCCGGAGAAAAATCAAGGCGTGGAGGTCGAGGGGGTGGGAGGAGGCACTGAAGCTAATGATGTCAGAGATACGGATCCTTCTGTAAGTCTTAGTTCTCCTTCAAATTGCGTTCATAATACCACTTTAAACATAGGTAATAGTGACGTGAATCCTTCTCAAGATGGGATACAAGAGCTAGTTGCCCAGATAGCTAAAACACCTTCTGATCAGGTAATTAGGGATCAGAGCATGGATTTACACCTCACCGAGGCAAATGCAGACGAGGGGGCTGCTGTTACAGTAGATACAAACCTGGCTACCGAGGCCATTGATGAATCCAAAGATGCAGTGCTGGACAAGAATCAGGAGGCAGATGTTCAAATTGCAGGCGCTTGTGGTTATCATCAAGGGGACCAAAGGATGGGCTCGCCTTCTCCTGAGCTTGGTGCTTCTCCGTTagtggataaccaatccatgggCTTTGACGTTGAAGCCATTGCAGTAGGTGGGTGCAATAAGCTGGATGAGAATCTAactcaatctcaatctcaatctcagcCTATTGCCAGTGATTCTGATGCGGTTAATTCAGTTGTAGATTTGGGTAGCTGTCATAGCACAGATTTTGAAAAGAAGGTTGTAGAGGAGGTTTTGAATGAAGATGAACGAATGGAGGTAAAAGAGATTGAGGCTGATGCTACTCATCCTGGTGCTGATGAAAACCTGAAGACTGTACGTGAG GTTTTGAAGGAAGATGGAGGGATTGCTGCTAAAGAGATGGGAGACGATGTTAGTAATCCTGGGACAGATGGAAACCAGAAGACTGTTGATGAGGTTtttgaggaggaggaaggaagtaGGGTTAAAGAGATGCTAGATGATGTTAACTGTCGGGACAGAGATGGAGACCAGAATACTGCTGATGAAGTTTTCAAAGACGATGAAGGAACTGGGGTTAAAGAGATCGCAGACGATGTCACACATCTGGACAAAGACGTAGACAAGATGACTGCTGATAAGGTTGACTGGGAAGCTGAAGGAACTAAGGTTAGAGAGGTGGGGGATGGTGTTACCTGTCTGGGCACAGATGGAAACCTGAAGGCTGTTGATGAGATTTTCCGGAAAGATGAAGGGACAGAGGTTAAGGATGGGAACCAGATGATCCTCGATGATGCTTTGAGGGAGGGTGAAGAAACTGAGGCTAAAGAGATCGGTACTGATGTCACTCATCCAAGCAGTGATGGAGACCAGAGGAATGTAGGAGAGGTTGTGAAGGAAGATGAAGGACCCAGggttaaagagagagaagatgatgCTAAATGTTCTGTCTCTGACTGCTTAGATGAGAACTTAACAAAAAATGTCAGTAGGGTTGATTCACATGTAAACCAAATGCTAGAAACGTCAGAACAGGTTACAACTACTTTGAATCCTGGAACTGCATCTGTAAATGATAATCGGGTTTTTTATGGCCTGCCAACAGAAGAAGGtgatttttctgtttctgatcTAGTCTGGGGTAAGGTGAAGAGTCATCCCTGGTGGCCTGGGCAGATATTCGATCCTTCGGATGCATCAGAGCAGGCAATGAAATACCGTAAGAAGGACAGCCTTTTGGTTGCATATTTTGGGGATAGAACATTTGCTTGGAATGAAGCATCATTGCTAAAGCCCTTTAGGGCTAATTTCTCACAGATGGAGAAGCAGACTAATCTGGAGTCATTTCGTAAAGCTGTCGATTGTGCATTGGATGAAATTGCGAGACGAGTAGAGCTGGGGCTGGCCTGCTCATGCACATTCGAAGAAGTCTATGCAAAGACTGGATCCCAAATGATTGAGAACCCTGGGATCCGGGAAGAATCAAGTAGGAGAAAGGGCATGGACGAATCCATCAGTGTAAGTTCTTTTGAACCAGAGATGCTTGTTGAGTATATCAGAGAATTAGCACTGTTTCCATATGGTGGAGTTGATAGGCTGGAACTTGTCATAGCTCAGGTGCAATTATTGGCTGTCCATCGTTCAAGGGGGTACTCTTGTTTGCCAACGTTCCAGTTGTGTGGCAGTTTGGTGGAGAATGAAGCTGACAGTTTAATCTTGGCAGAAAGCAAGCATTCAAAAGCAATTGTTGATGATTCTGCAGCTATATCTGAGAATAAAGATCAAGTACTATCTGGGAAAGTTAAATTTAAGAGTCGGGATGGCTCTTTCCGTAAGCGTAAACACACCTCAGAGGATGGTGGACATcctatcaaaaaagaaagaagcttGTCAGAGTTGATGGCTGGGAAAAAGGTTTTCTCATCTGATGATGGAAATGAGTCTGTTGATGGGAAGCCAGTTTCATCGTTGTTGGGAAAAAAGCGTAAAGCTGGTGATTCCATTCCTGATGATTCAGTGattcaaaataggaaaagaagtaTTTCCTTATCAGGAGCTGCTGATGCTGACTCTGCTCAGCCCAAGCGATCTTTCAAAGTTGGTGAATCCATTTGTAGAGTTGCAAGCCAACTGactggatcctctccaatccTTAAGTGTAGCGGTGAACGGCTCCGTAAAGTTGCAGTTAAGGTGGATCAGAACAGAGAAAGTTCTACTTGGGATGGTGATGCTGCATCTCCTAGAACTCCTGAACAAAGGAGAAAGATAGTCCTTCCAACAGAGCACTCGTCCCCAGAAGAGATGCTGTCCCAACTTTGCTTGGCTGCACGGGACCCAATAAAAGGCTATAGTTTCCTGACTACCATAATTAGTTTCTTCTCTGAATTCAGAAATTTTGTCTGCCTTGATCATGCAAGTTCTTGGAAGCACAAAATGTCTTCAGAGAAAGTAGgtggtaaaaagaaaaaaccaccCAACTCTAACATGGACTCCACTGAATCGTATAGTTTTGAGGATATGCAAGATTCTTACTGGACTGACAGGATTGTCCAAATCGGCCCTGAAGAACAACCATTGGACAAATCccagaagaaaagaggaaggcCTAGGAAAAAGATTTTTATGCTGACCAATGGAGCTGATGATTCTCATCAGTGCAGTCCTGCATTGGATATTGAGCAGCAAAATCCTTATCACAATGCTGAACAGCCAGTAGAAATTTCAGTGGGCAGTTTGGATGCAAATTCCAAGGACCCCAATTCACCAGCGGCACTAATATTGAGCTTCCCGGAGTCTGATGCAGATTCTATTCCTTCAGAAAAGAATCTGAATATAATATTTAGACACTTTGGGCCTTTGAAGGAATCTGAAACAGAAGTGCTGAAAACGACTAACTGTGCTAGAGTGGTGTTCAAGAGGCATACTGATGCAGAGGTAGCTCTCAGTAGTGCGGGGAAATTCAGCATTTTTGGACCAGTGCATGTCAGCTACAGGTTGATGTATTGGCCACCAACATCAGCTAAGGCTCCATCCTTTGCTGCAACACAACTCATAGAATATGTGGCACCACAAGGCATAGAAGATGTGGAATCACAAGGCATAGAGGATATGGCACCACAACTCATAGTAGATGTGGCACCACAAGGCATAGAAGATATGGCACCACAAAGCATAGAAGATATGGCACCAGAAGGCATAGAAGATATGGATATGGCACCGCTACTCATAGAAGATGTGGCACCACAAGGCATAGAAAATGGGGAATCACAAGGCATAGAGGATATGGATATGGCACCACTACTTGTAGAAGATGTTGCACCGCAAGGCATAGTAGATATGGCACCACAAGGCATAGAAGACGTGGAATCACAAGGCATAGAGGATATGGCACCACAAGGCATAGAAGATGTGGAATCACAAGGCATAGAGGATATGGCACCACAAG GCATAGAAGATATGGCACCTGTGAGAGGCAGCACATCTTGA
- the LOC122648827 gene encoding uncharacterized protein LOC122648827 isoform X5, with product MSSGSTNEASSEILDLNSEAVPLVEEEVSVVRVAESTVAITLSVDENLVEQALDTQSPAQGTNPEGETAEAGVSGEGRNLLETFAQGSDVCDGSTGAHGVRGSSEEEESADVCLIKESSERVTKKSVDAGGDGKFGGQPDVALTLKLGASDTEGLTDRVEVTEAESSMTITELTFEEIHVASGERAVELENSEVLNSKGDVPEPMDLDEKPYFPEKNQGVEVEGVGGGTEANDVRDTDPSVSLSSPSNCVHNTTLNIGNSDVNPSQDGIQELVAQIAKTPSDQVIRDQSMDLHLTEANADEGAAVTVDTNLATEAIDESKDAVLDKNQEADVQIAGACGYHQGDQRMGSPSPELGASPLVDNQSMGFDVEAIAVGGCNKLDENLTQSQSQSQPIASDSDAVNSVVDLGSCHSTDFEKKVVEEVLNEDERMEVKEIEADATHPGADENLKTVREVLKEDGGIAAKEMGDDVSNPGTDGNQKTVDEVFEEEEGSRVKEMLDDVNCRDRDGDQNTADEVFKDDEGTGVKEIADDVTHLDKDVDKMTADKVDWEAEGTKVREVGDGVTCLGTDGNLKAVDEIFRKDEGTEVKDGNQMILDDALREGEETEAKEIGTDVTHPSSDGDQRNVGEVVKEDEGPRVKEREDDAKCSVSDCLDENLTKNVSRVDSHVNQMLETSEQVTTTLNPGTASVNDNRVFYGLPTEEGDFSVSDLVWGKVKSHPWWPGQIFDPSDASEQAMKYRKKDSLLVAYFGDRTFAWNEASLLKPFRANFSQMEKQTNLESFRKAVDCALDEIARRVELGLACSCTFEEVYAKTGSQMIENPGIREESSRRKGMDESISVSSFEPEMLVEYIRELALFPYGGVDRLELVIAQVQLLAVHRSRGYSCLPTFQLCGSLVENEADSLILAESKHSKAIVDDSAAISENKDQVLSGKVKFKSRDGSFRKRKHTSEDGGHPIKKERSLSELMAGKKVFSSDDGNESVDGKPVSSLLGKKRKAGDSIPDDSVIQNRKRSISLSGAADADSAQPKRSFKVGESICRVASQLTGSSPILKCSGERLRKVAVKVDQNRESSTWDGDAASPRTPEQRRKIVLPTEHSSPEEMLSQLCLAARDPIKGYSFLTTIISFFSEFRNFVCLDHASSWKHKMSSEKVGGKKKKPPNSNMDSTESYSFEDMQDSYWTDRIVQIGPEEQPLDKSQKKRGRPRKKIFMLTNGADDSHQCSPALDIEQQNPYHNAEQPVEISVGSLDANSKDPNSPAALILSFPESDADSIPSEKNLNIIFRHFGPLKESETEVLKTTNCARVVFKRHTDAEVALSSAGKFSIFGPVHVSYRLMYWPPTSAKAPSFAATQLIEYVAPQGIEDVESQGIEDMAPQLIVDVAPQGIEDMAPQSIEDMAPEGIEDMDMAPLLIEDVAPQGIENGESQGIEDMDMAPLLVEDVAPQGIVDMAPQGIEDVESQGIEDMAPQGIEDVESQGIEDMAPQGIEDVAPQGIEDGASEGIEDMVPAGGNEDMAPQGIEDMAPVRGSTS from the exons ATGTCGTCTGGCTCCACGAACGAGGCCTCCTCCGAGATCCTCGACTTGAATTCCGAAGCCGTTCCACTCGTCGAGGAGGAAGTTTCTGTGGTAAGGGTTGCAGAATCCACAGTTGCTATCACACTGTCTGTAGATGAAAACCTAGTGGAGCAGGCCTTGGACACTCAGAGCCCTGCTCAGGGTACTAATCCCGAAGGTGAAACAGCCGAGGCTGGGGTATCTGGTGAAGGACGGAATTTGCTTGAAACATTTGCCCAAGGTTCTGATGTTTGTGACGGCAGCACTGGTGCTCATGGGGTCCGTGGAAgttctgaagaagaagaatctgctGATGTTTGTTTGATCAAAGAGAGTTCAGAAAGAGTGACCAAGAAATCTGTAGATGCGGGTGGTGATGGGAAATTTGGAGGTCAACCTGACGTGGCGCTAACGCTGAAACTTGGTGCTTCTGATACCGAAGGACTGACAGACAGGGTTGAAGTTACCGAAGCTGAAAGTTCTATGACGATCACCGAGTTGACTTTCGAGGAAATCCACGTTGCTTCTGGGGAGAGAGCTGTTGAATTGGAAAATTCGGAGGTTTTAAATTCCAAAGGAGATGTACCGGAGCCGATGGATTTGGATGAGAAGCCATATTTTCCGGAGAAAAATCAAGGCGTGGAGGTCGAGGGGGTGGGAGGAGGCACTGAAGCTAATGATGTCAGAGATACGGATCCTTCTGTAAGTCTTAGTTCTCCTTCAAATTGCGTTCATAATACCACTTTAAACATAGGTAATAGTGACGTGAATCCTTCTCAAGATGGGATACAAGAGCTAGTTGCCCAGATAGCTAAAACACCTTCTGATCAGGTAATTAGGGATCAGAGCATGGATTTACACCTCACCGAGGCAAATGCAGACGAGGGGGCTGCTGTTACAGTAGATACAAACCTGGCTACCGAGGCCATTGATGAATCCAAAGATGCAGTGCTGGACAAGAATCAGGAGGCAGATGTTCAAATTGCAGGCGCTTGTGGTTATCATCAAGGGGACCAAAGGATGGGCTCGCCTTCTCCTGAGCTTGGTGCTTCTCCGTTagtggataaccaatccatgggCTTTGACGTTGAAGCCATTGCAGTAGGTGGGTGCAATAAGCTGGATGAGAATCTAactcaatctcaatctcaatctcagcCTATTGCCAGTGATTCTGATGCGGTTAATTCAGTTGTAGATTTGGGTAGCTGTCATAGCACAGATTTTGAAAAGAAGGTTGTAGAGGAGGTTTTGAATGAAGATGAACGAATGGAGGTAAAAGAGATTGAGGCTGATGCTACTCATCCTGGTGCTGATGAAAACCTGAAGACTGTACGTGAG GTTTTGAAGGAAGATGGAGGGATTGCTGCTAAAGAGATGGGAGACGATGTTAGTAATCCTGGGACAGATGGAAACCAGAAGACTGTTGATGAGGTTtttgaggaggaggaaggaagtaGGGTTAAAGAGATGCTAGATGATGTTAACTGTCGGGACAGAGATGGAGACCAGAATACTGCTGATGAAGTTTTCAAAGACGATGAAGGAACTGGGGTTAAAGAGATCGCAGACGATGTCACACATCTGGACAAAGACGTAGACAAGATGACTGCTGATAAGGTTGACTGGGAAGCTGAAGGAACTAAGGTTAGAGAGGTGGGGGATGGTGTTACCTGTCTGGGCACAGATGGAAACCTGAAGGCTGTTGATGAGATTTTCCGGAAAGATGAAGGGACAGAGGTTAAGGATGGGAACCAGATGATCCTCGATGATGCTTTGAGGGAGGGTGAAGAAACTGAGGCTAAAGAGATCGGTACTGATGTCACTCATCCAAGCAGTGATGGAGACCAGAGGAATGTAGGAGAGGTTGTGAAGGAAGATGAAGGACCCAGggttaaagagagagaagatgatgCTAAATGTTCTGTCTCTGACTGCTTAGATGAGAACTTAACAAAAAATGTCAGTAGGGTTGATTCACATGTAAACCAAATGCTAGAAACGTCAGAACAGGTTACAACTACTTTGAATCCTGGAACTGCATCTGTAAATGATAATCGGGTTTTTTATGGCCTGCCAACAGAAGAAGGtgatttttctgtttctgatcTAGTCTGGGGTAAGGTGAAGAGTCATCCCTGGTGGCCTGGGCAGATATTCGATCCTTCGGATGCATCAGAGCAGGCAATGAAATACCGTAAGAAGGACAGCCTTTTGGTTGCATATTTTGGGGATAGAACATTTGCTTGGAATGAAGCATCATTGCTAAAGCCCTTTAGGGCTAATTTCTCACAGATGGAGAAGCAGACTAATCTGGAGTCATTTCGTAAAGCTGTCGATTGTGCATTGGATGAAATTGCGAGACGAGTAGAGCTGGGGCTGGCCTGCTCATGCACATTCGAAGAAGTCTATGCAAAGACTGGATCCCAAATGATTGAGAACCCTGGGATCCGGGAAGAATCAAGTAGGAGAAAGGGCATGGACGAATCCATCAGTGTAAGTTCTTTTGAACCAGAGATGCTTGTTGAGTATATCAGAGAATTAGCACTGTTTCCATATGGTGGAGTTGATAGGCTGGAACTTGTCATAGCTCAGGTGCAATTATTGGCTGTCCATCGTTCAAGGGGGTACTCTTGTTTGCCAACGTTCCAGTTGTGTGGCAGTTTGGTGGAGAATGAAGCTGACAGTTTAATCTTGGCAGAAAGCAAGCATTCAAAAGCAATTGTTGATGATTCTGCAGCTATATCTGAGAATAAAGATCAAGTACTATCTGGGAAAGTTAAATTTAAGAGTCGGGATGGCTCTTTCCGTAAGCGTAAACACACCTCAGAGGATGGTGGACATcctatcaaaaaagaaagaagcttGTCAGAGTTGATGGCTGGGAAAAAGGTTTTCTCATCTGATGATGGAAATGAGTCTGTTGATGGGAAGCCAGTTTCATCGTTGTTGGGAAAAAAGCGTAAAGCTGGTGATTCCATTCCTGATGATTCAGTGattcaaaataggaaaagaagtaTTTCCTTATCAGGAGCTGCTGATGCTGACTCTGCTCAGCCCAAGCGATCTTTCAAAGTTGGTGAATCCATTTGTAGAGTTGCAAGCCAACTGactggatcctctccaatccTTAAGTGTAGCGGTGAACGGCTCCGTAAAGTTGCAGTTAAGGTGGATCAGAACAGAGAAAGTTCTACTTGGGATGGTGATGCTGCATCTCCTAGAACTCCTGAACAAAGGAGAAAGATAGTCCTTCCAACAGAGCACTCGTCCCCAGAAGAGATGCTGTCCCAACTTTGCTTGGCTGCACGGGACCCAATAAAAGGCTATAGTTTCCTGACTACCATAATTAGTTTCTTCTCTGAATTCAGAAATTTTGTCTGCCTTGATCATGCAAGTTCTTGGAAGCACAAAATGTCTTCAGAGAAAGTAGgtggtaaaaagaaaaaaccaccCAACTCTAACATGGACTCCACTGAATCGTATAGTTTTGAGGATATGCAAGATTCTTACTGGACTGACAGGATTGTCCAAATCGGCCCTGAAGAACAACCATTGGACAAATCccagaagaaaagaggaaggcCTAGGAAAAAGATTTTTATGCTGACCAATGGAGCTGATGATTCTCATCAGTGCAGTCCTGCATTGGATATTGAGCAGCAAAATCCTTATCACAATGCTGAACAGCCAGTAGAAATTTCAGTGGGCAGTTTGGATGCAAATTCCAAGGACCCCAATTCACCAGCGGCACTAATATTGAGCTTCCCGGAGTCTGATGCAGATTCTATTCCTTCAGAAAAGAATCTGAATATAATATTTAGACACTTTGGGCCTTTGAAGGAATCTGAAACAGAAGTGCTGAAAACGACTAACTGTGCTAGAGTGGTGTTCAAGAGGCATACTGATGCAGAGGTAGCTCTCAGTAGTGCGGGGAAATTCAGCATTTTTGGACCAGTGCATGTCAGCTACAGGTTGATGTATTGGCCACCAACATCAGCTAAGGCTCCATCCTTTGCTGCAACACAACTCATAGAATATGTGGCACCACAAGGCATAGAAGATGTGGAATCACAAGGCATAGAGGATATGGCACCACAACTCATAGTAGATGTGGCACCACAAGGCATAGAAGATATGGCACCACAAAGCATAGAAGATATGGCACCAGAAGGCATAGAAGATATGGATATGGCACCGCTACTCATAGAAGATGTGGCACCACAAGGCATAGAAAATGGGGAATCACAAGGCATAGAGGATATGGATATGGCACCACTACTTGTAGAAGATGTTGCACCGCAAGGCATAGTAGATATGGCACCACAAGGCATAGAAGACGTGGAATCACAAGGCATAGAGGATATGGCACCACAAGGCATAGAAGATGTGGAATCACAAGGCATAGAGGATATGGCACCACAAG GCATAGAAGATGTGGCACCACAAGGCATAGAAGATGGGGCATCAGAAGGCATAGAAGATATGGTACCTGCGGGAGGCAACGAAGATATGGCACCACAAGGCATAGAAGATATGGCACCTGTGAGAGGCAGCACATCTTGA